A stretch of Miscanthus floridulus cultivar M001 chromosome 13, ASM1932011v1, whole genome shotgun sequence DNA encodes these proteins:
- the LOC136501077 gene encoding uncharacterized protein, protein MEGRVLRRSVTLADQLAAVGPAPSVAVAGPGGAAAAGSCNLRDLLKLRDEDDLASAGRRAAVTLASAMAAERQVSSAPSAPSPSSSSPAAAAAAAARTLLDIIRDDQPPASGPAAAAAGDPLVRRAVSLPPPTTATAFPPAPAPAAAEAAPPPPPPPPPPAAASADEEEQEQRVSLMALLEQTDRQWSAVPGGATQPEEEDSATSEALEPADDTELEPEAAGRGVVAGCCCVCMAQAKGAAFIPCGHTFCRACARELLAGRGRCPLCNAAIVDVLDIF, encoded by the coding sequence ATGGAGGGGCGGGTGCTGCGGCGCAGCGTGACGCTGGCGGACCAGCTCGCCGCGGTGGGGCCGGCGCCGtcggtcgcggtcgcggggccCGGGGGGGCCGCCGCCGCGGGGTCCTGCAACCTCCGCGACCTGCTCAAGCTCCGCGACGAGGACGACCTCGCGTCGGCCGGGCGCCGGGCCGCTGTCACGCTcgcctccgccatggccgccgagagGCAGGTGTCGTCGGCGCCGTCGGCGCcgtccccgtcgtcgtcgtcccccgccgccgccgcggcggcagcggcgcgcaCCCTCCTCGACATCATCCGCGACGACCAGCCTCCCGCCTCggggcccgccgccgccgccgccggtgaccCCCTCGTCCGCCGCGCCGTGTCGCTGCCACCCCCGACCACGGCCACGGCGTTTCCGCCGGCGCCGGCACCCGCCGCCGCTGAGGCCGCCCCTcccccgcctccgcctcctccgccGCCCGCGGCCGCGTCGGCGgatgaggaggagcaggagcagaggGTCTCCCTGATGGCGCTCCTGGAGCAGACGGACCGGCAGTGGAGCGCCGTCCCGGGCGGCGCAACCCAGCCCGAAGAAGAAGATTCAGCGACGTCGGAGGCGCTGGAACCGGCGGACGACACGGAGCTGGAGCCGGAGGCCGCGGGCAGAGGCGTGGTCGCCGGGTGCTGCTGCGTGTGCATGGCCCAGGCCAAGGGCGCGGCCTTCATCCCCTGCGGCCACACCTTCTGCCGCGCCTGCGCCCGCGAGCTCCTCGCCGGCCGCGGCCGCTGCCCGCTCTGCAACGCCGCCATCGTCGATGTCCTCGACATCTTCTGA